In Oncorhynchus masou masou isolate Uvic2021 unplaced genomic scaffold, UVic_Omas_1.1 unplaced_scaffold_1377, whole genome shotgun sequence, a genomic segment contains:
- the LOC135530549 gene encoding glycogenin-1-like — protein MAEDQAFVTLATNDNYARGAMVLGKSLRNHKTTRKLVVMIGPHVSDPLLLVDVLDSGDAAHLALMKRPDLGVTFTKLHCWTLTHYSKCVFMDADTLVVQNIDELFDREELSAAPDPGWPDCFNSGVFVFRPSSETYSKLLQYCAEHGQLR, from the exons ATGGCAGAAG ACCAGGCTTTTGTGACTTTGGCGACCAATGACAACTATGCCAGAGGAGCCATGGTCCTGGGCAAGTCCCTGCGGAACCACAAGACAACCAGGAAGCTGGTGGTGATGATCGGACCCCATGTCTCTGACCCCT TACTGTTGGTGGATGTGTTGGACAGCGGAGACGCAGCTCACCTGGCCCTGATGAAGAGACCTGACCTGGGAGTCACCTTCACCAAGCTACACTGCTGGACCCTTACACACTACTCCAAATGTGTCTTCATGGATGCAGACACACTG gtggtacagaacatagaTGAGTTGTTTGACAGAGAGGAGCTCTCTGCGGCCCCGGATCCCGGCTGGCCAGACTGTTTCAACTCCGGCGTGTTCGTGTTCCGACCCTCCAGCGAGACGTACAGCAAACTGCTCCAGTACTGCGCAGAACACGGGCAGCTTCGATG